Part of the Bacillota bacterium genome, CCGTTGCAATTGCTTTCTTCATTCGTGCTTCGCCTGCTTACTTTTCCTGCTCCATTCGCTGCCGGATGTTCTGAAACTGCTGCGGCGTGTAGGGCGTGATGTTGGGTCCGGGGCCGGCCTGAAACGTGGCCTGGCTCTGCTTGCGCTTTTCCCGCACATATCCGAACACCTGCCACAGTACCAGCAAAATGGCGAAGGTGAACAGGATGATGTGCCACGGTTTGATTTGATTCTCCTTCATCCTCTCCTCCTTGTAGATAAGATGCCAACCCCTGCAAAGCAGGGGGTTGGCGTTCACCGAACTCAATCCTGATAGCGTGTCCACATATTGGGCGTGGTCTTGCGGAAGAACTTCACGTGACCGTCCGCCAGCACATGATTTGCGCCACCGGTGTGCCTCTTGGCGATGCGCCCTACCTTCTCACCAGCGATGTAGCATCCACTTCCCACATAGCTGTTGCCATAGGTATCATACTCCACATCGGTGTCGCGTGGGAAGCGGAAAACCGCCATCGTTCCTGAAGGATTGCCGTTGTGAGGGCAGTTGGGGTCACCGTCAGAGATAGCAATGGTGTTAGCCACATCCTCAATCGCTGCGAGTGCAGCGCCGACGTCCATCACGGTGTCGTCGATTGCCGGGATGTAGATGGAGTGGCTGATGACGCCATGGTAACAGTTCAAACCAGTGTTACAATCGCACCTGCTACAGTACTGGTTGGCGTCGTTGTAGCCTTCATTGATTAGGTACCCCACTCGCCATGGGCGCACTGAAGTGCCCGGTTCCTGCCCAAGTGCAGAGTTGTATGCAGATGCAACAGGCCCACAGTTCAAGCGCGTGCCATCATGTGCGAACACCCGGTTACTGCTGGGGCAGGCGAACAGCTGCTGGTTCTTCACATAGGGGTAGATAAGGTCCAACCACACGAATCGTGGACATTGCCCCCAAGTGTTGGGATAGCTGTACGAGCCGACGAAGATTTCGTCGTAGTCCTGCGCGTACATGAGCGCGCCCAGCCCAATCTGTTTGAGATTGCTGATGCACGATGCCGCGCGTGCCTTCTCCCGCGCCTGTGCGAACACAGGGAAAAGGATGGCTGCCAGTATCGCGATAATCGCGATGACCACCAGCAGTTCGATGAGCGTGAATGCACGGCGTTTCATGTTGTGTTTTCCTCCTTTTATTGGATTCTTTTGATTAATTTATAGCTAGCACCACTTGTGCTTGCTACCACATTTTACCACAGCTAGGCAAAAAGTGCAATAAAATAACTGCCTCTTTTTTAGATTTTTAGATAGCAGCTCTGCAACTGCCCTTTTATCACCGACTGCAGAGCCAATTGTCTGTTGTGCTGAACGCAAGCAAACCATCACAGACCCTCAAAACGACTCTTCGCTTCACCCAGAATAACGGGTGTTGCCGCTTTATATCGCCAACTCACGAACAACCTTTACAACTGCGTCATTCCTGAAATGTTACAGTGGCTGGAGGCTCTCACCAGCAGGTGCACTGGCAGCTTCACCACTCGCTCTGCAGGGGTGTTGCCCTCGATCACTTCGATCAGTAAGCGAGCCGCTACCCGTCCCATGTCAGCGGCGGGTTGCTGGACAGTGCTGAGGGGCGGTTCGGTCAGCTCGGTAATGGGTGCGCCGTCATAGCCGATGATGGCGATATCATCCGGCACGCGCAGCCCGGCATCTTTCACCGCGC contains:
- a CDS encoding DUF1559 domain-containing protein, which gives rise to MKRRAFTLIELLVVIAIIAILAAILFPVFAQAREKARAASCISNLKQIGLGALMYAQDYDEIFVGSYSYPNTWGQCPRFVWLDLIYPYVKNQQLFACPSSNRVFAHDGTRLNCGPVASAYNSALGQEPGTSVRPWRVGYLINEGYNDANQYCSRCDCNTGLNCYHGVISHSIYIPAIDDTVMDVGAALAAIEDVANTIAISDGDPNCPHNGNPSGTMAVFRFPRDTDVEYDTYGNSYVGSGCYIAGEKVGRIAKRHTGGANHVLADGHVKFFRKTTPNMWTRYQD